GACCGGCGCGGACCTGGGGGTAGGGCGTGCGCCGTTTTCGTGTTGGCCGGGTTCGAGAGGGGTAGGGCTCGCTAAAAGGTAACGGCGCTTTCCGTGGCAGGAAAGCGCCGTTGCGACTTTAAGGTAAGGTTCGCGCTTACTGCCCGAGGGCAGCTTTGCGCTGGCGGGCTTCGGCGGCTTCCTGCGAGGTGGCGTAGTCGTTCAGGATGCGGTCGTAGGCTTTCAGGGCCCCGGCGTTATCCTTGGCGGCTTCGAGGGCTACCCCTTCCTTCAGCACGTAGCCGGGCGAGAAGTAGTCATTCGCATTGTGGTCGGCGGCTTTGGCATATAGCTCGGCGGCTTCCTTGGGCTGATTCAGCTCCAGCTTGGCGTCGCCCATCAGCGAGTACGCCCGCGACTGCACCAAGTAGTCGTTCGAGCTGAACTTGTCGAGGTAGTTGTAGGCTTCCTGGAACTTACCTTCTTTGAGGGCGGCCACGCCCGCGTAAAAGCTGGCCAGGTTGCCGGTTTTGGTGCTGCTATACTCCGTTACCACTTTGGCCAGGCCGGGGTGCTTGCCGTCGCCCTTCATCGCCTTGTTCAGCGAGTCGGCTTCCCAATAGTCCACGGCTTTAAACATGGCGTTCTCGGCCTGCGTATTTTGCTCGGTGCGCCAGTAGTTGTAGCCGAAAGCGCCCGCTATCGCTGCCACCACTACCACCAGAATCCCCAGCAGCACATTGCGGTTGCGGCGCACGAAGTCTTCCGATTCGGCCAGGCGGGCAGCGAGGGCGTCGGGGTCTTCGAGCAACGGATTTTCGGTCGCGTAGCTTTCTTGGGCCGGTGCCAGCGGGTCGGCCGATACGGGGCGAACGGGCTGACGGGCACCCGGCGTTTTGCCGGTATATGGAATCTTAGACATTATAGTAGGTAGCTCGGCGGCGAAGCGCGAAGGTAGGCCGCGCCGCGGGAGGCCACCCGGCCGCGCGGGCAAGGGGCCGGGTTAAATTTGAGTTAGTCGTGAATATACGGATAGTCACTCTGAACGTACACGTCGTGGTACAGCTCCGCCGCATCGGGGTAGGGCGAGTTTTCGGCAAAATCTACCGACTCCTGCACGCGGGCCTTGATACGCTCGTCGGTCGCGTTCAGCTCGTCCTCCGTGGCCATATGATGCGTCAGGATGGTGTGGCGCACGGACTCGATGGTATCGCGGTGGCGGTATTCCTCCACTTCCTCCTTGGTGCGGTACTTGGCCGGGTCGCTCATCGAGTGGCCCTTGTAGCGATAGGTTTTAAACTCCAGGAAGGTGGGGCCTTCGCCGGCGCGAGCACGCTCGGCAGCGCGGGCCACGGCGTGGTGCACGTCTTCCACGTTCATGGCGTTCACCGGCTCATTGGGCATCTGGTAGCCTTCGGCGATGATGTGCAGGTCGGTCACGTTGGAGGTGCGCTGCACCGAGGTGCCCATCGCGTAGCCATTATTCTCTACCACAAAAATCACGGGTAGCTTCCAGAGCATGGCCATGTTGAAGGCTTCGTGCAAAGCGCCCTGGCGCACTGCGCCGTCGCCCATGTAGCAGATGCAGAGCTTGCCCGTCTTGTTATACTTCTCGGCGAAGGCAATGCCCGCACCCATCGGAATCTGGCCGCCCACGATGCCGTGCCCGCCCATGAAACCGACTTCCTTATCAAACATGTGCATCGAGCCGCCCTTGCCCTTCGAGCAGCCGGTAGCCTTCGCAAACAACTCGGCCATGATGGCATTGGGCGAGGTACCGAGCGCCAGCGGGTGCGCGTGGTCGCGGTAAGCGGTAATGTATTTATCGCCCGGCTCCAGCGCCGATATGGCCCCGGCCACGCAGGCTTCCTGGCCGATGTAGAGGTGGCAGAAACCTTTTATCTTCTGCTGGCCGTACAACTGACCGGCTTTCTCCTCAAACTTGCGCATGAGCTGCATTTGCGCATACCAGGCCAGGTAGACTTCTTTTGAGAACTCTGGCTTGGCGGGAGAAGTGGCTATCGGCTCGCCGCTTGGGTTACCGCCCTGGTGGGCATCAGGCATTTCTTCCACGGCCGGCAGGGGCGCGGTTACTACGCCCGTAGCTGCATCTACTGTCTTTGGCGTCTGGCCATTGGCTGATTTTCCGTTCGCGCCAGCCTTCGGCGCATCCTTTACTTTCGACTCCGCCATAATTCGGGGTGTATAATTTCGCGTTGGGAGGGCGAAATTACGTAATTCTGTCCGTACTCCCACCCCCCTGCTCCGAATGACGCTCGACCAGTTGCACCTGTTGTTTTTCAAAAACTACGAGGAAGCCAGCCTTACTTTCAGCTCCGGCATCAATTGCTTCGT
The genomic region above belongs to Hymenobacter psoromatis and contains:
- a CDS encoding tetratricopeptide repeat protein, whose product is MSKIPYTGKTPGARQPVRPVSADPLAPAQESYATENPLLEDPDALAARLAESEDFVRRNRNVLLGILVVVVAAIAGAFGYNYWRTEQNTQAENAMFKAVDYWEADSLNKAMKGDGKHPGLAKVVTEYSSTKTGNLASFYAGVAALKEGKFQEAYNYLDKFSSNDYLVQSRAYSLMGDAKLELNQPKEAAELYAKAADHNANDYFSPGYVLKEGVALEAAKDNAGALKAYDRILNDYATSQEAAEARQRKAALGQ
- the pdhA gene encoding pyruvate dehydrogenase (acetyl-transferring) E1 component subunit alpha; this encodes MPDAHQGGNPSGEPIATSPAKPEFSKEVYLAWYAQMQLMRKFEEKAGQLYGQQKIKGFCHLYIGQEACVAGAISALEPGDKYITAYRDHAHPLALGTSPNAIMAELFAKATGCSKGKGGSMHMFDKEVGFMGGHGIVGGQIPMGAGIAFAEKYNKTGKLCICYMGDGAVRQGALHEAFNMAMLWKLPVIFVVENNGYAMGTSVQRTSNVTDLHIIAEGYQMPNEPVNAMNVEDVHHAVARAAERARAGEGPTFLEFKTYRYKGHSMSDPAKYRTKEEVEEYRHRDTIESVRHTILTHHMATEDELNATDERIKARVQESVDFAENSPYPDAAELYHDVYVQSDYPYIHD